A DNA window from Christiangramia salexigens contains the following coding sequences:
- a CDS encoding Smr/MutS family protein: MELKIGDRVELLDDNLSGIVQNVEGGDAEIKTEDGFLMSFPISDLVKIDDGIEDLETEQLDLDEILIEKKPPKKPKSNRIKPKERTAPPMEVDLHINQLVRNSKGLSNHEMLNLQVDTARHKLEFAMRKRIQKVVFIHGVGEGVLKAELEYLFGRYSNVKFYDADYQKYGLGATEVYIFQNP; encoded by the coding sequence ATGGAATTAAAGATCGGTGATAGAGTAGAATTACTGGATGATAATCTAAGTGGTATCGTTCAAAATGTTGAAGGAGGGGACGCAGAGATAAAGACAGAAGATGGATTTTTAATGAGTTTTCCTATTTCAGACCTGGTTAAAATAGATGATGGCATTGAAGACCTGGAGACAGAACAGCTAGATCTTGATGAGATCCTAATTGAAAAGAAGCCACCCAAGAAGCCCAAATCAAATCGTATTAAGCCTAAGGAGCGTACAGCTCCTCCAATGGAAGTGGATCTGCACATCAATCAATTGGTTAGAAATAGTAAGGGTTTATCTAATCATGAAATGCTCAACCTTCAGGTGGATACGGCTAGACATAAACTGGAATTTGCCATGCGTAAGCGTATCCAAAAAGTAGTCTTTATTCACGGAGTTGGTGAAGGGGTTTTAAAAGCCGAGCTGGAATATCTTTTTGGAAGGTATTCCAATGTAAAATTCTATGATGCAGATTATCAGAAATATGGATTGGGGGCGACTGAAGTTTATATTTTTCAGAATCCCTAA
- a CDS encoding cysteine desulfurase family protein: protein MDRVYFDSAATTQLREEVVDKMTSVLRENYGNPSSTHSYGRSSKSLIEQARKTVAKILNVNASEIVFTSGGTEADNLALNSAVRDLGVERIITSRIEHHAVLYTVSQLKECFDVEIEYVGLDDLGNIDLDDLEVRLKASDKKTLVSLMHVNNEIGNKIDLKKTAELVKSYNALFHSDTVQSIGHFNLDLKEIPVDFTAVSAHKFHGPKGAGFAFIRKNSGLKPLIFGGEQERGHRAGTEGVHNIVGLEEALKLAYVNLDEEKEYITSLKKYFIDRLKQEIPGVKFNGTCEDFEKSTYTLINVCLPVSEEKALMLLFQLDLKGIACSKGSACQSGSDKGSHVLNAFLAEEDLAKPSLRFSFSRYNTKEEIDYVVETLKDFIND from the coding sequence ATGGATAGAGTATACTTTGATTCAGCAGCTACTACCCAATTAAGGGAAGAAGTGGTCGATAAGATGACCAGCGTTTTAAGAGAAAATTACGGTAACCCTTCATCAACACATAGTTATGGAAGGTCTTCTAAATCATTGATCGAACAGGCGAGAAAAACTGTCGCGAAAATTTTGAATGTAAATGCTTCAGAAATCGTATTTACATCTGGAGGGACTGAGGCAGATAATCTTGCCTTGAATAGTGCTGTTCGTGATCTTGGAGTTGAAAGAATTATCACTTCCAGGATAGAACATCATGCTGTTCTTTATACAGTAAGTCAGCTTAAAGAATGTTTTGATGTAGAAATTGAATATGTAGGTCTTGACGATCTGGGAAATATTGATCTTGATGACCTGGAAGTACGTCTTAAAGCTTCAGATAAAAAAACCCTGGTAAGTCTCATGCATGTTAATAATGAGATAGGGAATAAGATAGACCTTAAAAAGACGGCCGAACTTGTAAAATCATACAATGCTCTATTTCATTCGGATACCGTACAATCCATAGGACACTTTAATTTAGATCTAAAAGAGATCCCGGTGGACTTTACCGCAGTTAGCGCTCATAAATTCCATGGGCCTAAGGGTGCAGGTTTTGCATTTATCAGGAAAAATTCTGGGTTGAAGCCATTGATTTTTGGAGGAGAGCAGGAGAGAGGACATCGTGCCGGTACAGAAGGGGTTCACAATATCGTGGGATTAGAAGAAGCTTTAAAGCTTGCATACGTTAATCTCGATGAGGAAAAAGAATATATTACTTCCCTTAAGAAATATTTTATAGACCGATTAAAGCAGGAGATACCGGGAGTTAAATTTAACGGTACCTGTGAAGATTTTGAAAAGAGTACTTATACTTTGATCAATGTATGCTTGCCGGTTAGTGAGGAAAAAGCTTTGATGCTCTTGTTCCAACTGGATCTTAAAGGGATTGCATGTTCAAAAGGAAGCGCATGTCAGAGCGGAAGCGATAAAGGTTCCCATGTCTTAAATGCATTTCTTGCAGAAGAAGATCTGGCAAAGCCTTCTCTTAGATTTTCATTTTCTCGATACAATACAAAAGAAGAGATAGATTATGTAGTAGAGACCCTAAAGGATTTTATAAATGATTAG
- a CDS encoding M23 family metallopeptidase, whose product MKRASLFLLLLLSSVQIFAQLQKDYFQNPLDIPLVLSGTFGELRSNHFHSGLDIKTQQREGVAVNAAAEGYISRINIQHYGYGKALYIQHPNGYTTVYGHLQKLSPKLQDYLRKKQYQKESYEIELFPEPGELKVEQGEMIAYSGNTGGSGGPHLHFEIRDGSQRPMNAQLFGIDIQDTRAPLVEGLFVYPLDENSHVNNKQDRQKLRLIPQNDGSFTTNTVEACGEIGFGIVTVDQQDMAYNKNGVYRIEANLNGDQIFEIDFEKFSFSETRHLNQLIDYSYYINNKSRIQKLFRTNNNPLSMFGELKSEGRINVKDSLDYQYTIRVSDFKGNEKLVRIPIKGKVNDAPEKAIENKTNFFAKSDSDFSVSENNIDIFIPSGSLYDDAYLDIKFQGDTVQVHREDLALHSNMTIGFDVSSYPAEETQKLFIGRISKYGKPEYSTTYKKGKRFTTGTRSFGKYSLFKDSIAPKISPVNFYDGQWISNNETLKLRISDDLSGIEDYRATVNGKFILMEYEYKNNSLTHYFSDDVIKETENKLKVVVTDNVGNTSTYEATFYRK is encoded by the coding sequence ATGAAGAGAGCAAGCCTTTTTCTACTTTTATTATTATCCAGTGTTCAGATCTTTGCCCAATTACAAAAGGATTATTTCCAGAATCCTCTGGACATTCCCTTGGTACTTTCGGGCACCTTTGGTGAATTAAGATCCAACCATTTTCATAGTGGACTGGATATTAAAACTCAGCAACGGGAAGGGGTCGCTGTAAATGCGGCTGCAGAAGGATATATAAGCAGAATAAATATTCAGCATTACGGCTACGGGAAAGCATTATATATTCAGCATCCAAATGGATATACCACGGTATATGGACATCTTCAAAAATTATCACCTAAGCTCCAGGATTACTTAAGAAAAAAACAATATCAGAAAGAGTCGTACGAAATTGAGCTCTTTCCGGAGCCAGGTGAATTAAAAGTTGAACAGGGAGAAATGATCGCCTATAGCGGTAATACTGGCGGCAGCGGTGGACCTCATCTACATTTTGAGATCAGGGACGGAAGTCAGCGCCCTATGAATGCTCAGCTTTTTGGTATAGACATTCAGGATACAAGAGCACCATTGGTAGAAGGTCTATTTGTTTATCCTCTTGATGAAAATTCTCATGTGAATAATAAGCAAGACCGACAAAAGCTTAGACTTATCCCACAAAACGATGGCAGTTTCACTACTAACACAGTAGAAGCTTGTGGTGAAATAGGCTTTGGTATAGTGACCGTAGACCAGCAGGATATGGCTTATAACAAGAATGGGGTTTACAGAATTGAGGCTAATTTAAACGGGGATCAGATATTTGAAATAGATTTCGAGAAATTCTCCTTTTCTGAAACTCGCCATTTAAACCAATTAATAGATTACTCTTACTACATTAACAATAAAAGCCGAATTCAGAAACTTTTCAGAACCAATAATAATCCTCTGAGCATGTTTGGGGAGCTCAAATCTGAAGGAAGGATCAATGTTAAAGATAGTCTGGATTATCAATATACTATCCGAGTTTCAGACTTTAAAGGCAATGAGAAGCTGGTAAGAATTCCCATTAAAGGAAAAGTGAATGATGCTCCGGAAAAGGCGATAGAAAACAAAACCAACTTTTTTGCGAAATCTGATAGTGATTTTTCTGTAAGCGAAAATAATATTGACATCTTTATACCGTCTGGGAGCTTATATGACGATGCCTATCTTGATATCAAATTTCAGGGAGATACGGTACAGGTTCACAGGGAAGATCTTGCCCTTCACAGCAATATGACCATAGGTTTTGACGTGAGCAGTTATCCTGCTGAAGAAACCCAGAAATTATTCATAGGCAGAATTTCGAAATATGGGAAACCAGAATATTCAACAACTTATAAGAAGGGGAAACGCTTTACAACAGGCACAAGAAGCTTTGGAAAATACTCACTCTTTAAAGACAGTATTGCTCCTAAGATTAGTCCGGTAAATTTCTATGACGGTCAATGGATCTCTAATAATGAGACGCTAAAACTCAGGATAAGTGATGATCTTTCCGGTATCGAGGATTACAGGGCAACCGTTAACGGAAAGTTCATTCTTATGGAGTATGAGTATAAGAACAACAGTCTTACCCACTATTTTTCAGACGATGTTATTAAAGAGACCGAAAACAAGCTTAAAGTTGTAGTTACTGATAATGTAGGTAACACTTCAACCTACGAAGCAACTTTTTACAGAAAATAA
- a CDS encoding cell division protein ZapA, whose protein sequence is MEDKLKIKISIADRVYPLTIQPSQEEGLRKAAKKIEAMIKQFEQNYAVRDKQDVLAMCALQFAAQTEQKNIDKSSEMLEAEDKLRSLNELLQQHLAS, encoded by the coding sequence ATGGAAGATAAACTGAAGATCAAAATATCGATAGCAGACCGCGTGTATCCTTTGACTATTCAACCTAGTCAGGAAGAAGGTTTACGTAAGGCTGCCAAAAAGATCGAGGCAATGATCAAACAATTTGAGCAGAATTATGCAGTTAGGGATAAGCAGGACGTATTGGCAATGTGTGCCTTGCAGTTCGCTGCCCAAACGGAGCAGAAAAATATTGATAAGTCAAGTGAAATGCTGGAAGCAGAGGATAAATTAAGGTCCCTTAATGAATTGCTGCAGCAGCATTTAGCTTCATAA
- the rny gene encoding ribonuclease Y, translating into MEILIIVIAAVVGLAIGFAIAKMLEKKQASQTVANARNEASGIIKEAKAEGESIKKDKILQAKEKFIELKSEHEKVILARDKKISEAEKRIKDKESHVSNELGKNKKLNKDLEEKIADYDHRLDYLEKKQEEVDKLHNSKVQQLEVISGLSAEDAKAQLIESLKDSAKADAMSLIQDTVEEAKLTAQQEAKKIIINTIQRIGTEEAIDNCVSVFNLESDDVKGRIIGREGRNIRALEAATGVEIIVDDTPEAIILSCFDSVRREVARLSLHKLVTDGRIHPARIEEVVKKTRKQIEEEIIDIGKRTVIDLGIHGLQPELIKMVGRMKYRSSYGQNLLQHSREVAKLCGVMAAELGLNPKLAKRAGLLHDIGKVPETETEVPHAILGMQWAEKHGEKPEVCNAIGAHHDEIEMNSLLSPIVQVCDAISGARPGARRQVLDSYIQRLKDLEDIAFGFGGVKKAYAIQAGRELRVIVESEKVTDDKAANLSFEISQKIQTDMTYPGQVKVTVIRETRAVNVAK; encoded by the coding sequence ATGGAAATACTAATAATAGTTATAGCAGCAGTGGTAGGCCTTGCAATAGGTTTTGCGATTGCGAAAATGCTCGAAAAGAAACAGGCTTCCCAAACGGTTGCGAATGCCAGGAATGAGGCGTCGGGAATCATCAAGGAAGCTAAGGCAGAAGGCGAGAGCATTAAAAAGGATAAAATTCTTCAGGCGAAAGAGAAATTCATTGAATTAAAGTCTGAACATGAGAAAGTGATCCTTGCCAGAGATAAGAAGATCAGTGAAGCTGAAAAAAGAATTAAGGATAAAGAATCTCATGTTTCCAACGAATTAGGAAAGAACAAAAAACTGAATAAGGATCTGGAAGAGAAGATCGCAGATTACGATCACAGGCTGGATTACTTAGAGAAAAAACAGGAGGAAGTAGATAAGCTTCATAATAGTAAGGTTCAACAGCTGGAAGTGATTTCAGGACTTTCTGCAGAAGATGCCAAAGCGCAGCTTATTGAGTCCTTAAAAGATTCGGCTAAGGCAGATGCCATGTCTTTAATACAGGATACTGTAGAAGAGGCTAAGCTTACTGCACAGCAGGAAGCCAAGAAGATCATCATCAATACTATTCAGAGAATTGGAACCGAAGAAGCTATTGATAACTGTGTGTCGGTTTTCAACCTGGAAAGCGATGATGTTAAAGGTAGAATTATTGGACGTGAGGGACGTAATATTCGTGCTCTGGAAGCAGCTACAGGGGTAGAGATCATAGTAGATGATACTCCGGAAGCAATTATACTTAGTTGTTTTGATTCGGTTAGAAGAGAGGTAGCAAGATTGTCGCTTCATAAGCTGGTAACAGACGGCCGAATTCACCCGGCGAGAATTGAAGAAGTGGTTAAGAAAACCCGTAAGCAGATTGAAGAAGAAATCATTGATATAGGTAAGAGAACTGTGATAGATCTTGGTATCCACGGTCTTCAGCCTGAATTAATAAAAATGGTAGGAAGAATGAAGTATCGTTCTTCTTACGGTCAAAACCTGCTTCAACACTCACGTGAAGTAGCTAAGCTATGTGGTGTAATGGCTGCAGAACTTGGTCTTAATCCTAAACTTGCAAAACGTGCAGGATTACTTCATGACATCGGTAAAGTGCCGGAGACTGAAACAGAAGTACCTCACGCGATACTTGGAATGCAGTGGGCAGAGAAGCATGGAGAGAAACCTGAGGTGTGTAACGCTATTGGTGCTCACCATGATGAGATAGAAATGAATTCACTATTATCTCCTATAGTTCAGGTTTGTGATGCGATTAGTGGTGCAAGACCGGGAGCAAGAAGACAGGTTCTGGATTCATATATTCAGAGACTTAAAGACCTTGAGGATATTGCATTTGGATTTGGAGGAGTTAAGAAGGCTTATGCTATCCAGGCCGGTAGAGAGCTTAGGGTGATTGTGGAAAGTGAAAAAGTAACCGATGATAAGGCTGCTAATCTTTCTTTTGAGATCTCCCAAAAGATCCAGACAGATATGACCTACCCAGGTCAGGTTAAAGTAACCGTGATACGAGAGACAAGAGCAGTAAATGTCGCAAAGTAG
- a CDS encoding aldo/keto reductase: MKKLKFKNGDQLDAIGLGTWKSEKGEVTQAVKTALNNGYKHIDCAAVYDNEAEVGEAFEEVFGEGEIKREDIWITSKLWNNAHKKEDVIPALKKTLKDLKLDYLDLYLIHWPVAFKPEVGFPEKAEDYLSLEEAPLIETWNEMLKAKEQGLVKHIGVSNFSIPKLKELMKDTDHAPEMNQVELHPYLQQNELLEFCSKNGINVTAYSPLGSGDRPDQMKAENEPSLLEIPTITKIAKKHGATPGQILIKWSEQRGTAVIPKSTNEGRIKENLASAGYQLDEEDMKAIADLDKHFRFVTGKFFETEGNSYDNIYDD; encoded by the coding sequence ATGAAGAAATTAAAATTCAAGAACGGAGATCAGCTAGACGCAATAGGTCTTGGAACCTGGAAATCTGAAAAAGGAGAAGTTACCCAAGCGGTTAAAACCGCTCTGAATAATGGCTACAAACATATAGACTGCGCTGCAGTGTATGATAATGAAGCTGAAGTGGGTGAAGCCTTTGAAGAAGTTTTTGGCGAAGGTGAAATTAAAAGAGAAGATATTTGGATAACTTCCAAATTATGGAATAATGCTCATAAAAAAGAGGATGTGATCCCTGCGCTGAAAAAGACGCTTAAGGATCTGAAATTAGATTATCTGGATCTTTATCTCATACACTGGCCGGTAGCCTTTAAGCCAGAAGTAGGTTTTCCCGAAAAAGCTGAAGATTATTTAAGTCTTGAAGAAGCGCCTCTGATCGAAACCTGGAACGAAATGTTGAAGGCAAAAGAACAGGGTCTTGTTAAACATATTGGCGTATCCAATTTCAGTATTCCAAAACTAAAGGAGCTTATGAAGGATACAGATCATGCTCCGGAAATGAATCAGGTAGAGTTACATCCATATTTGCAGCAGAATGAACTATTGGAATTCTGCAGCAAGAATGGCATTAATGTAACTGCTTATTCTCCATTAGGAAGTGGTGATCGCCCAGATCAGATGAAGGCAGAAAATGAACCTTCGCTTTTGGAAATTCCAACTATCACTAAAATTGCCAAGAAACACGGTGCAACTCCGGGACAGATCCTTATCAAGTGGAGTGAACAGCGTGGAACTGCTGTAATTCCAAAATCGACCAATGAAGGCAGGATCAAGGAAAACCTTGCCAGTGCGGGTTATCAACTTGATGAAGAAGACATGAAAGCGATCGCCGATCTGGACAAGCATTTTAGATTCGTCACAGGAAAGTTCTTCGAGACAGAAGGCAATTCTTACGACAATATTTACGATGATTAA
- the xerD gene encoding site-specific tyrosine recombinase XerD, producing the protein MNWQNALQDYQHYLKLERGLSENSIENYSLDVIKLINYLDVNGIEVSPVKISEKSIQEFIYDASKKINARSQSRLISGLRSFFNFLVFEDYRKENPLDLMESPKIGRKLPDTLSIKEIDQIIAAIDLSTNEGERNRAIIETLYGCGLRVSELLDLKLSDLYFKEGFIKVTGKGDKQRFVPISEYTIKYINLYKDQVRIHQDIKPEATDSLFLNRRGRGLTRAMIFTIVRRLTEAAGIKKKVSPHTFRHSFATHLLENGADLRAIQQMLGHESITTTEVYVHVDRSHLREIVEAYHPRK; encoded by the coding sequence ATGAATTGGCAGAATGCGCTACAGGATTACCAGCATTACCTAAAGCTTGAACGCGGACTTTCAGAGAATTCCATTGAAAATTATAGTCTGGATGTGATTAAATTGATCAATTATCTCGACGTTAATGGAATCGAGGTGAGTCCGGTTAAAATATCAGAGAAGAGCATTCAGGAATTTATTTATGATGCTTCAAAAAAGATAAATGCCAGATCGCAGTCAAGGCTGATTTCAGGCTTAAGAAGCTTTTTCAACTTTCTGGTATTTGAAGACTATAGAAAGGAAAATCCCCTGGACCTGATGGAGTCTCCTAAAATAGGGCGAAAGCTACCTGATACTTTATCTATAAAGGAAATAGACCAAATTATTGCAGCCATAGACCTGAGTACAAATGAGGGAGAGCGTAACAGGGCGATAATAGAAACCCTTTATGGATGCGGGCTACGCGTCTCGGAACTTCTTGATCTAAAACTTTCGGATCTCTATTTTAAGGAAGGATTCATAAAAGTCACCGGAAAAGGTGATAAGCAACGTTTTGTGCCAATTTCCGAATACACCATTAAATATATCAATCTTTATAAGGATCAGGTGCGGATACATCAGGATATAAAGCCTGAAGCCACAGATAGCCTTTTCCTTAATCGCAGAGGTCGTGGCCTTACCAGAGCCATGATTTTTACTATTGTACGACGACTTACCGAAGCAGCAGGAATAAAGAAGAAAGTAAGCCCTCACACCTTCAGGCATTCTTTCGCAACTCATTTACTGGAAAATGGTGCAGACCTCAGGGCTATACAACAGATGCTGGGCCATGAGAGTATTACAACTACCGAGGTATACGTGCATGTAGACCGAAGTCATCTTAGGGAGATAGTAGAAGCATATCACCCGAGAAAATAG
- a CDS encoding porin family protein — protein sequence MKKTILLVAIAIIGFGASSNAQEYWNFGVKGGANLTNMTSDGFENNKSRTGFHLGVLAEIPVSDKFSVQPEVLYSTQGTEDEGSNFKDEYRLDYIQVPVIAKIYLVDGLALEAGPSFNFLVNEEYNFESNFVDLTDKSEYASTFEFGGALGLSYKFNNGFFLSGRYTQGFTDAFDSDSFDDDAIKNNGFQLGVGVQF from the coding sequence ATGAAAAAGACAATTTTATTAGTTGCAATTGCGATTATTGGATTCGGTGCATCTTCTAATGCACAGGAATATTGGAATTTTGGAGTTAAAGGAGGTGCCAATCTAACGAATATGACCTCCGATGGTTTTGAGAACAATAAAAGCAGGACTGGCTTTCACCTAGGTGTGTTAGCTGAAATTCCGGTAAGCGATAAGTTCTCTGTTCAACCCGAAGTATTATATTCCACTCAGGGTACTGAAGATGAAGGATCTAATTTCAAGGACGAATACAGATTGGATTATATTCAGGTACCGGTGATCGCCAAGATCTATTTGGTAGATGGATTGGCACTTGAAGCTGGACCATCTTTCAACTTTTTGGTAAATGAAGAATATAATTTTGAAAGTAATTTTGTGGACCTTACAGATAAGTCTGAATATGCCAGCACTTTTGAATTTGGAGGTGCCTTAGGTCTATCTTATAAGTTTAATAACGGCTTCTTCCTAAGTGGAAGATATACTCAAGGCTTTACCGATGCTTTTGATAGCGATAGCTTTGATGATGATGCGATTAAAAATAATGGTTTTCAGCTAGGAGTTGGAGTACAGTTCTAG
- a CDS encoding porin family protein has translation MRKLAMALVIFCAATMYVHAQGNTSFGIKAGVNFASLNGDDLDDLDGRTNFHLGALAEFGLSETFSIQPEVMYSGQGAKLKESGEELTIQFDYINVPVLAKFYATEGLSLEVGPQFGFNINSKMEFDGDTEEIEDSEGFDLSGAFGVGYQLDQGIFFQARYNLGLTDVITDEDVKNGVFQFSAGFRF, from the coding sequence ATGAGAAAATTAGCAATGGCCTTGGTCATTTTTTGTGCTGCAACTATGTATGTGCACGCCCAGGGTAATACCAGTTTTGGTATTAAAGCGGGAGTAAATTTTGCATCTTTAAATGGAGATGATCTAGATGATTTGGATGGCAGAACCAATTTTCATCTTGGTGCTCTGGCCGAATTCGGGCTATCTGAAACTTTTTCAATTCAACCAGAAGTAATGTATTCCGGACAAGGTGCAAAACTTAAGGAGAGTGGAGAAGAATTAACGATACAGTTTGATTATATCAATGTTCCTGTCCTGGCAAAATTTTATGCCACCGAAGGTTTGAGCCTTGAAGTTGGTCCGCAATTTGGATTTAATATCAATTCTAAAATGGAGTTTGATGGAGATACTGAGGAGATAGAAGATTCTGAAGGTTTCGACCTTAGTGGTGCTTTTGGGGTAGGATATCAGTTAGATCAGGGAATCTTTTTTCAGGCCCGTTATAATCTTGGATTAACCGATGTTATAACAGATGAGGATGTAAAAAATGGTGTTTTCCAGTTTTCCGCTGGTTTCCGCTTTTAG
- the aroQ gene encoding type II 3-dehydroquinate dehydratase, with product MKILIINGPNLNLLGKREPDTYGNKTFEEYFSILQFKYRNIELSYYQSNIEGELIDKLQNSEDFDGIVLNAAAYTHTSVGIGDAIRAIETPVVEVHISNTFSREEFRHKSYISPAAAGVIIGFGMQSYDLGIQSFIKEH from the coding sequence ATGAAAATTTTAATCATAAATGGACCGAATCTTAATCTTCTTGGGAAGAGAGAACCGGATACCTACGGGAATAAAACCTTTGAAGAGTATTTTTCTATACTTCAATTCAAGTACAGAAATATTGAATTATCATATTATCAAAGTAATATAGAAGGAGAGCTTATAGATAAATTGCAGAATTCAGAAGACTTTGATGGAATCGTCCTTAACGCCGCAGCCTATACTCATACCTCTGTTGGAATTGGAGACGCGATAAGGGCTATAGAGACACCGGTGGTAGAAGTACATATTTCTAATACATTTTCAAGAGAAGAATTTAGACACAAATCCTATATCTCACCAGCGGCAGCAGGAGTCATCATTGGCTTTGGAATGCAAAGCTATGATCTCGGCATACAAAGTTTTATTAAGGAGCATTGA
- a CDS encoding diphthine--ammonia ligase, producing the protein MKKAWINWSSGKDSALALYYTLQEKEYKVERLFTTLGDNAERVSMHEVSRKLLLAQARNLGLDINLCEIPTNLSADDYNLKMQDEILNLKKEGLGYSIFGDIFLEDLKKFREQQLEAMDIKAVFPLWKHNTRALMQDFLDLGFKAIVVCVNTKVLDKSFCGRLLDQQFLFDLPEHIDPCGENGEFHTFVFDGPIFHSPINFEIGEKVKKSYKSTPNGDDSSLEDAKSWDSEFIYCDLKPK; encoded by the coding sequence ATGAAAAAAGCCTGGATCAATTGGAGTAGCGGAAAAGATTCAGCTCTGGCCTTATATTATACTTTGCAGGAAAAGGAGTATAAAGTAGAGAGGCTTTTTACAACTCTTGGTGATAATGCAGAAAGGGTTTCAATGCATGAAGTGTCCAGAAAGCTATTGCTTGCTCAGGCACGCAACCTAGGGCTAGACATTAATCTGTGTGAAATACCAACTAACCTATCCGCAGATGACTATAACCTAAAAATGCAGGACGAGATCTTAAACTTAAAGAAGGAGGGACTAGGTTATAGCATATTTGGAGATATCTTTCTTGAAGATCTAAAAAAATTCCGGGAGCAACAATTGGAGGCAATGGACATAAAAGCGGTATTTCCACTTTGGAAGCACAATACAAGAGCTTTGATGCAAGACTTTTTGGATCTCGGTTTTAAGGCTATTGTGGTTTGTGTAAATACAAAAGTACTTGACAAAAGTTTTTGCGGTAGACTATTAGATCAACAGTTTTTATTTGATTTACCTGAGCACATTGACCCATGCGGTGAAAATGGTGAGTTTCATACCTTCGTTTTTGACGGCCCAATATTTCATTCACCTATTAACTTTGAGATAGGAGAGAAGGTGAAAAAATCTTATAAATCAACACCTAATGGTGATGATAGTTCTCTTGAGGATGCCAAATCCTGGGATTCTGAATTCATTTATTGTGATCTAAAACCGAAATAA